A single Syngnathus acus chromosome 8, fSynAcu1.2, whole genome shotgun sequence DNA region contains:
- the mapk8ip3 gene encoding C-Jun-amino-terminal kinase-interacting protein 3 isoform X12: MMELQIDEVVYQDDYGSCTVMSERVSGLANSIYREFERLIRSYDEEVVKELMPLVVNVLENLDAVLLENQEHEVELELLKEDNEQLITQYEREKALRKQAEEKFIEFEDELEEDKKELQVQVEFLELQGKQLELKSKNYADQITRLEERESDMKKEYNALHQRHTEMIQTYVEHIERSKLQQTGSGQSDGSGRTHRHTWRKSKAERPPSLSLYPSGEGMEDGSESDSVAATPSSTGSKSNTPTSSVPSATVTPINEGFLPASEFETMRAGNRGRKNAKRLSRNMEVQVSQETRNVSIGMGSSDEWSEFQEIIDSTPELDMCVDPRVYGGNSPSQGIVNEAFGINTDSLYHEIKDAKSDIIGDVDAGAELLGEFSVRDDFFGMGKEVENLLTENKQLLETKNALNIVKDDLIAKVDELSSEHEVLREELEALRQSKNKMDARVKELEEELRRLRAEALGASRDSKDEGNDDFSSPIQDGDMTMTQRRRFTRVEMARVLMERNQYKERLMELQEAVRWTEMIRASRESPAIQEKKKSTIWQFFARLFSSSSSPPPVKRPYYSVNIHYKSPSPAGFPQRRSHTMCQISTSNRTLEFFPEDDSALLARREQRREQYRQVREHMRRDDGIMQACGWSVPPRFKQTGGQTDSAQDSQLKRQQTTGEKEDNRMKNVPVPVYCRPLVEKDPNRKLWCAAGVDLAGWKACSQESEALKAISSGSDPLHAEENEGGKMSNHNSPEKRKSKELQEADTMSSRVWILTSTHSASKVVIIDANQPGSLVDQFNVCNAHVLCISSVPAASESDYPAGEIVLDPGDGGAGGGEDAGSVEGMLAGITLVGCATNCSVARSNCSSRTDTPIMDKGQAPVAPPASSKILPTQSAEEATEATEVPESTSSQTELRSAPSGPFMEHVFTDPPPRSADATDRAAGQSKEETSVPPEIEDAGEEVKNYTSMAPTMWLGAQNGWLYVHSAVGNWKNCLHSIKLKDSVLSLVHVKGRVLVALADGTLAIFHRSEDGQWDLSNYHLMDLGRPHHSIRCMAVVHDKVWCGYKNKIHVIQPKSMQIEKSFDAHPRRESQVRQLAWIGDGVWVSIRLDSTLRLYHAHTHQHLQDVDIEPYVSKMLGTGKLGFSFVRITALLIGGNRLWVGTGNGVIISIPLTETVVLHRGQLLGLRANKVSPTSSGGVIHVYGDDGSEKSNGSFIPYCSMAQAQLCFHGHRDAVKFFVTVPGNVLATLNGSVLDSPTEGPGSTAPPETEAQSVQNVLVLSGGEGYIDFRIGDGEDDETEEGESDDTTQVKPALCKAERSHIIVWQVSYIPE, from the exons ATGATGGAGCTACAGATAGACGAGGTGGTCTACCAG GATGACTATGGCTCCTGCACCGTCATGTCGGAGCGAGTGTCGGGCCTGGCCAACAGCATCTACCGGGAGTTTGAGAGGCTGATCCGCAGCTACGACGAGGAGGTAGTAAAGGAGCTGATGCCGCTGGTGGTGAACGTCTTGGAGAACCTGGACGCCGTGCTGTTGGAGAACCAGGAACACGAGGTGGAGCTGGAGCTCCTGAAGGAGGACAACGAGCAGCTGATCACACAGTACGAGAGGGAGAAGGCGCTGCGCAAGCAGGCCGAGGAA AAATTCATTGAGTTTGAGGATGAGCTAGAAGAAGATAAGAAGGAACTCCAGGTGCAAGTTGAGTTTTTAGAGCTGCAGGGGAAACAACTGGAGCTGAAGTCCAAGAACTATGCTGACCAAA tcacACGGTTGGAGGAAAGAGAGTCTGACATGAAGAAAGAATACAACGCTCTGCACCAACGCCACACTGAG ATGATCCAGACGTATGTGGAGCATATCGAGCGTTCCAAATTACAGCAGACTGGAAGCGGCCAATCAGACGGCAGTGGACGAAC TCACCGTCACACATGGAGGAAAAG CAAAGCAGAGCGGCCGCCATCGTTGAGCCTGTACCCCAGCGGCGAGGGCATG GAGGACGGATCGGAGTCTGACTCTGTGGCGGCCACCCCCAGCAGCACTGGAAGCAAGTCCAACACGCCCACCTCCTCCGTCCCTTCCGCCACTGTCACCCCCATCAACGAAGGCTTCCTTCCCGCCTCCGAGTTTGAGACGATGCGGGCCGGCAACCGGGGCAGAAAAAACGCTAAGCGGCTCAGCCGGAATATGGAAGTCCAGGTTTCCCAGGAAACCAGGAACGTGAGCATCG GTATGGGAAGCAGTGATGAATGGTCAGAGTTTCAGGAGATCATCGATTCTACTCCCGAGTTGGACATGTGTGTGGATCCTCGAGTGTATGGAGGAAACAG CCCCTCGCAGGGAATAGTCAACGAAGCCTTTGGAATCAACACGGATTCTTTGTACCACGAAATCAAAGACGCCAAGTCGGACATCATCGGAGACGTCGATGCCGGGGCAGAGCTTCTTG GCGAGTTCTCAG TCCGAGATGATTTCTTTG GGATGGGCAAGGAGGTGGAGAACCTGCTGACGGAGAACAAACAGCTTCTAGAGACCAA AAATGCTCTCAACATCGTTAAAGACGATCTTATCGCCAAAGTGGATGAGCTGTCCAGCGAGCACGAGGTGCTTCGGGAGGAACTGGAGGCCCTGCGGcagtccaaaaacaaaatggacgcCAGAGTCAAGGAGCTGGAGGAAGAACTACGGAG GTTAAGGGCAGAGGCTCTTGGAGCATCTCGGGACTCCAAGGATGAAGGAAACGATGAC TTTTCATCTCCCATACAAGATGGCGATATGACCATGACTCAGAGGCGGCGGTTTACCAGGGTAGAGATGGCGAGGGTGCTGATGGAGAGGAACCAGTACAAGGAGAGGCTGATGGAGTTGCAGGAGGCTGTGCGGTGGACAGAGATGATAAG GGCTTCCCGTGAGAGTCCTGCAATCCAAGAGAAAAAGAAGTCTACCATCTGGCAGTT CTTTGCACGTCTCTTCAGCTCATCGTCCAGTCCGCCGCCTGTCAAGCGTCCGTACTACAGCGTCAACATTCACTACAAGTCGCCCTCACCGGCGGGCTTCCCTCAACGGCGCAGCCACACCATGTGTCAGATCTCCACCTCCAACCGCACCTTGGAGTTCTTCCCAGAAGA TGACTCGGCACTGTTGGCCCGCCGAGAGCAACGGCGGGAACAGTACCGGCAGGTGCGCGAGCACATGCGCCGCGACGACGGCATCATGCAAGCCTGTGGCTGGAGCGTGCCGCCACGTTTCAAACAG ACTGGTGGTCAGACGGACAGCGCTCAGGACAGCCAGTTGAAAAGACAACAG ACCACCGGTGAGAAAGAAGACAACCGCATGAAGAACGTTCCCGTCCCCGTCTACTGTCGGCCCTTGGTTGAGAAAGACCCCAATAGAAag CTCTGGTGTGCTGCCGGAGTGGACCTGGCAGGATGGAAAGCCTGCAGCCAGGAGTCAGAAGCACTAAAAGCCATCTCCAGTGGAAGCGACCCTCTGCATGCAGAAGAGAATGAAGGAGGCAAGATGAGCAACCACAACTCTCCTGAGAAGAGGAAG tcCAAGGAGCTGCAGGAAGCAGACACCATGAGCAGCCGTGTTTGGATTCTCACCAGCACACACTCAGCCAGCAAGGTGGTGATCATCGACGCCAACCAGCCGGGCTCGCTCGTGGACCAGTTCAACGTTTGCAATGCTCACGTGCTTTGCATCTCCAGCGTGCCAG CTGCTAGTGAGAGCGACTATCCGGCTGGTGAGATTGTGTTGGATCCAGGTGATGGTGGTGCAGGGGGTGGCGAAGATGCCGGCAGCGTGGAGGGTATGTTGGCTGGTATCACGCTAGTGGGTTGCGCCACTAACTGCAGTGTTGCCCGTAGCAACTGCTCCTCACGCACTGACACTCCCATAATGGACAAAGGACAAG CCCCCGTCGCTCCCCCCGCAAGCAGCAAGATTCTCCCGACCCAGTCGGCCGAGGAGGCCACAGAGGCCACCGAAGTTCCAGAGTCAACGTCCAGTCAAACAGAACTCAGATCGGCTCCTTCCGGGCCGTTCATGGAGCACGTGTTCACCGACCCGCCGCCTCGTTCAGCGGAtgccactgacag GGCCGCCGGGCAGTCCAAAGAGGAAACGTCAGTGCCGCCAGAAATAGAAGATGCTGGTGAAGAGGTGAAGAATTACACCAGTATGGCACCCACCATGTGGCTCGGGGCTCAGAACGGCTG GCTTTATGTCCACTCCGCAGTTGGCAACTGGAAAAATTGTCTCCACTCCATCAAACTCAAAGACTCTGTGCTCAGCCTGGT GCACGTGAAGGGTCGCGTGCTGGTGGCTCTGGCTGACGGGACCCTCGCCATATTCCACAGATCAGAGG ACGGCCAATGGGATTTGTCCAACTACCACCTCATGGACCTGGGCCGACCTCATCATTCCATCCGCTGCATGGCCGTCGTGCACGACAAAGTGTGGTGCGGCTACAAGAACAAGATCCACGTCATTCAGCCCAAAAGCATGCAGATCGAG AAGTCCTTCGACGCCCACCCTCGGAGGGAGAGCCAGGTGCGCCAGCTTGCTTGGATCGGCGACGGCGTGTGGGTGTCCATCCGGCTGGATTCCACGTTGCGCCTCTACCACGCCCATACGCACCAACATCTTCAAGATGTGGACATCGAGCCCTACGTCAGCAAGATGCTCG GCACCGGCAAGCTGGGCTTCTCATTCGTACGCATCACGGCTCTCCTGATTGGTGGAAATCGCCTGTGGGTGGGGACTGGAAATGGCGTGATCATCTCCATCCCACTAACAGAGA CCGTGGTCCTTCACCGGGGACAACTCCTGGGTTTGAGGG CTAATAAAGTATCTCCGACATCTTCCGGGGGCGTGATCCACGTGTACGGTGACGACGGCTCGGAGAAAAGCAACGGAAGCTTCATCCCTTACTGCTCCATGGCGCAGGCGCAGCTCTGTTTCCACGGACACCGTGATGCTGTTAAGTTCTTCGTCACAGTCCCCG GCAATGTTCTAGCCACACTGAACGGCAGTGTGCTAGATAGCCCGACAGAAGGTCCAGGCTCCACGGCCCCCCCGGAGACGGAGGCCCAAAgtgttcaaaatgttttggtaCTCAGTGGTGGAGAGGGTTACATTGACTTCCGCATAG gGGATGGCGAGGATGATGAGACAGAGGAAGGTGAAAGCGACGACACCACACAGGTCAAACCCGCTTTGTGCAAAGCAGAGCGGAGCCACATCATCGTGTGGCAAGTGTCTTACATACCCGAGTGA
- the mapk8ip3 gene encoding C-Jun-amino-terminal kinase-interacting protein 3 isoform X8, which translates to MMELQIDEVVYQDDYGSCTVMSERVSGLANSIYREFERLIRSYDEEVVKELMPLVVNVLENLDAVLLENQEHEVELELLKEDNEQLITQYEREKALRKQAEEKFIEFEDELEEDKKELQVQVEFLELQGKQLELKSKNYADQITRLEERESDMKKEYNALHQRHTEMIQTYVEHIERSKLQQTGSGQSDGSGRTKAERPPSLSLYPSGEGMVRGGLGGARMMPGKDIWQEDGSESDSVAATPSSTGSKSNTPTSSVPSATVTPINEGFLPASEFETMRAGNRGRKNAKRLSRNMEVQVSQETRNVSIGMGSSDEWSEFQEIIDSTPELDMCVDPRVYGGNSPSQGIVNEAFGINTDSLYHEIKDAKSDIIGDVDAGAELLGEFSVRDDFFGMGKEVENLLTENKQLLETKNALNIVKDDLIAKVDELSSEHEVLREELEALRQSKNKMDARVKELEEELRRLRAEALGASRDSKDEGNDDFSSPIQDGDMTMTQRRRFTRVEMARVLMERNQYKERLMELQEAVRWTEMIRASRESPAIQEKKKSTIWQFFARLFSSSSSPPPVKRPYYSVNIHYKSPSPAGFPQRRSHTMCQISTSNRTLEFFPEELASNGVASLLSDSALLARREQRREQYRQVREHMRRDDGIMQACGWSVPPRFKQTGGQTDSAQDSQLKRQQTTGEKEDNRMKNVPVPVYCRPLVEKDPNRKLWCAAGVDLAGWKACSQESEALKAISSGSDPLHAEENEGGKMSNHNSPEKRKSKELQEADTMSSRVWILTSTHSASKVVIIDANQPGSLVDQFNVCNAHVLCISSVPAASESDYPAGEIVLDPGDGGAGGGEDAGSVEGMLAGITLVGCATNCSVARSNCSSRTDTPIMDKGQAPVAPPASSKILPTQSAEEATEATEVPESTSSQTELRSAPSGPFMEHVFTDPPPRSADATDRAAGQSKEETSVPPEIEDAGEEVKNYTSMAPTMWLGAQNGWLYVHSAVGNWKNCLHSIKLKDSVLSLVHVKGRVLVALADGTLAIFHRSEDGQWDLSNYHLMDLGRPHHSIRCMAVVHDKVWCGYKNKIHVIQPKSMQIEKSFDAHPRRESQVRQLAWIGDGVWVSIRLDSTLRLYHAHTHQHLQDVDIEPYVSKMLGTGKLGFSFVRITALLIGGNRLWVGTGNGVIISIPLTETVVLHRGQLLGLRANKVSPTSSGGVIHVYGDDGSEKSNGSFIPYCSMAQAQLCFHGHRDAVKFFVTVPGNVLATLNGSVLDSPTEGPGSTAPPETEAQSVQNVLVLSGGEGYIDFRIGDGEDDETEEGESDDTTQVKPALCKAERSHIIVWQVSYIPE; encoded by the exons ATGATGGAGCTACAGATAGACGAGGTGGTCTACCAG GATGACTATGGCTCCTGCACCGTCATGTCGGAGCGAGTGTCGGGCCTGGCCAACAGCATCTACCGGGAGTTTGAGAGGCTGATCCGCAGCTACGACGAGGAGGTAGTAAAGGAGCTGATGCCGCTGGTGGTGAACGTCTTGGAGAACCTGGACGCCGTGCTGTTGGAGAACCAGGAACACGAGGTGGAGCTGGAGCTCCTGAAGGAGGACAACGAGCAGCTGATCACACAGTACGAGAGGGAGAAGGCGCTGCGCAAGCAGGCCGAGGAA AAATTCATTGAGTTTGAGGATGAGCTAGAAGAAGATAAGAAGGAACTCCAGGTGCAAGTTGAGTTTTTAGAGCTGCAGGGGAAACAACTGGAGCTGAAGTCCAAGAACTATGCTGACCAAA tcacACGGTTGGAGGAAAGAGAGTCTGACATGAAGAAAGAATACAACGCTCTGCACCAACGCCACACTGAG ATGATCCAGACGTATGTGGAGCATATCGAGCGTTCCAAATTACAGCAGACTGGAAGCGGCCAATCAGACGGCAGTGGACGAAC CAAAGCAGAGCGGCCGCCATCGTTGAGCCTGTACCCCAGCGGCGAGGGCATGGTACGTGGGGGTCTCGGGGGGGCTAGGATGATGCCCGGGAAAGACATCTGGCAG GAGGACGGATCGGAGTCTGACTCTGTGGCGGCCACCCCCAGCAGCACTGGAAGCAAGTCCAACACGCCCACCTCCTCCGTCCCTTCCGCCACTGTCACCCCCATCAACGAAGGCTTCCTTCCCGCCTCCGAGTTTGAGACGATGCGGGCCGGCAACCGGGGCAGAAAAAACGCTAAGCGGCTCAGCCGGAATATGGAAGTCCAGGTTTCCCAGGAAACCAGGAACGTGAGCATCG GTATGGGAAGCAGTGATGAATGGTCAGAGTTTCAGGAGATCATCGATTCTACTCCCGAGTTGGACATGTGTGTGGATCCTCGAGTGTATGGAGGAAACAG CCCCTCGCAGGGAATAGTCAACGAAGCCTTTGGAATCAACACGGATTCTTTGTACCACGAAATCAAAGACGCCAAGTCGGACATCATCGGAGACGTCGATGCCGGGGCAGAGCTTCTTG GCGAGTTCTCAG TCCGAGATGATTTCTTTG GGATGGGCAAGGAGGTGGAGAACCTGCTGACGGAGAACAAACAGCTTCTAGAGACCAA AAATGCTCTCAACATCGTTAAAGACGATCTTATCGCCAAAGTGGATGAGCTGTCCAGCGAGCACGAGGTGCTTCGGGAGGAACTGGAGGCCCTGCGGcagtccaaaaacaaaatggacgcCAGAGTCAAGGAGCTGGAGGAAGAACTACGGAG GTTAAGGGCAGAGGCTCTTGGAGCATCTCGGGACTCCAAGGATGAAGGAAACGATGAC TTTTCATCTCCCATACAAGATGGCGATATGACCATGACTCAGAGGCGGCGGTTTACCAGGGTAGAGATGGCGAGGGTGCTGATGGAGAGGAACCAGTACAAGGAGAGGCTGATGGAGTTGCAGGAGGCTGTGCGGTGGACAGAGATGATAAG GGCTTCCCGTGAGAGTCCTGCAATCCAAGAGAAAAAGAAGTCTACCATCTGGCAGTT CTTTGCACGTCTCTTCAGCTCATCGTCCAGTCCGCCGCCTGTCAAGCGTCCGTACTACAGCGTCAACATTCACTACAAGTCGCCCTCACCGGCGGGCTTCCCTCAACGGCGCAGCCACACCATGTGTCAGATCTCCACCTCCAACCGCACCTTGGAGTTCTTCCCAGAAGA ACTGGCCAGTAACGGTGTTGCGTCTCTCCTCAGTGACTCGGCACTGTTGGCCCGCCGAGAGCAACGGCGGGAACAGTACCGGCAGGTGCGCGAGCACATGCGCCGCGACGACGGCATCATGCAAGCCTGTGGCTGGAGCGTGCCGCCACGTTTCAAACAG ACTGGTGGTCAGACGGACAGCGCTCAGGACAGCCAGTTGAAAAGACAACAG ACCACCGGTGAGAAAGAAGACAACCGCATGAAGAACGTTCCCGTCCCCGTCTACTGTCGGCCCTTGGTTGAGAAAGACCCCAATAGAAag CTCTGGTGTGCTGCCGGAGTGGACCTGGCAGGATGGAAAGCCTGCAGCCAGGAGTCAGAAGCACTAAAAGCCATCTCCAGTGGAAGCGACCCTCTGCATGCAGAAGAGAATGAAGGAGGCAAGATGAGCAACCACAACTCTCCTGAGAAGAGGAAG tcCAAGGAGCTGCAGGAAGCAGACACCATGAGCAGCCGTGTTTGGATTCTCACCAGCACACACTCAGCCAGCAAGGTGGTGATCATCGACGCCAACCAGCCGGGCTCGCTCGTGGACCAGTTCAACGTTTGCAATGCTCACGTGCTTTGCATCTCCAGCGTGCCAG CTGCTAGTGAGAGCGACTATCCGGCTGGTGAGATTGTGTTGGATCCAGGTGATGGTGGTGCAGGGGGTGGCGAAGATGCCGGCAGCGTGGAGGGTATGTTGGCTGGTATCACGCTAGTGGGTTGCGCCACTAACTGCAGTGTTGCCCGTAGCAACTGCTCCTCACGCACTGACACTCCCATAATGGACAAAGGACAAG CCCCCGTCGCTCCCCCCGCAAGCAGCAAGATTCTCCCGACCCAGTCGGCCGAGGAGGCCACAGAGGCCACCGAAGTTCCAGAGTCAACGTCCAGTCAAACAGAACTCAGATCGGCTCCTTCCGGGCCGTTCATGGAGCACGTGTTCACCGACCCGCCGCCTCGTTCAGCGGAtgccactgacag GGCCGCCGGGCAGTCCAAAGAGGAAACGTCAGTGCCGCCAGAAATAGAAGATGCTGGTGAAGAGGTGAAGAATTACACCAGTATGGCACCCACCATGTGGCTCGGGGCTCAGAACGGCTG GCTTTATGTCCACTCCGCAGTTGGCAACTGGAAAAATTGTCTCCACTCCATCAAACTCAAAGACTCTGTGCTCAGCCTGGT GCACGTGAAGGGTCGCGTGCTGGTGGCTCTGGCTGACGGGACCCTCGCCATATTCCACAGATCAGAGG ACGGCCAATGGGATTTGTCCAACTACCACCTCATGGACCTGGGCCGACCTCATCATTCCATCCGCTGCATGGCCGTCGTGCACGACAAAGTGTGGTGCGGCTACAAGAACAAGATCCACGTCATTCAGCCCAAAAGCATGCAGATCGAG AAGTCCTTCGACGCCCACCCTCGGAGGGAGAGCCAGGTGCGCCAGCTTGCTTGGATCGGCGACGGCGTGTGGGTGTCCATCCGGCTGGATTCCACGTTGCGCCTCTACCACGCCCATACGCACCAACATCTTCAAGATGTGGACATCGAGCCCTACGTCAGCAAGATGCTCG GCACCGGCAAGCTGGGCTTCTCATTCGTACGCATCACGGCTCTCCTGATTGGTGGAAATCGCCTGTGGGTGGGGACTGGAAATGGCGTGATCATCTCCATCCCACTAACAGAGA CCGTGGTCCTTCACCGGGGACAACTCCTGGGTTTGAGGG CTAATAAAGTATCTCCGACATCTTCCGGGGGCGTGATCCACGTGTACGGTGACGACGGCTCGGAGAAAAGCAACGGAAGCTTCATCCCTTACTGCTCCATGGCGCAGGCGCAGCTCTGTTTCCACGGACACCGTGATGCTGTTAAGTTCTTCGTCACAGTCCCCG GCAATGTTCTAGCCACACTGAACGGCAGTGTGCTAGATAGCCCGACAGAAGGTCCAGGCTCCACGGCCCCCCCGGAGACGGAGGCCCAAAgtgttcaaaatgttttggtaCTCAGTGGTGGAGAGGGTTACATTGACTTCCGCATAG gGGATGGCGAGGATGATGAGACAGAGGAAGGTGAAAGCGACGACACCACACAGGTCAAACCCGCTTTGTGCAAAGCAGAGCGGAGCCACATCATCGTGTGGCAAGTGTCTTACATACCCGAGTGA